The sequence CTTTTGTTATATTTTACTACCCATTATATCTTTAAAATTGATTTTTTTAAATAGCACAAAAAAGCCCACCATCTAAATTAATAGATGATGGGCTCTTTTAACACTATCAAAGTTAATTAAAAATCAAGGTAATTTACAATGTTGTCCACGTCAATGAACAACATTAAGATAACGCATATTATTATATTTGTCTAGTCTTTACTATTCAAATCTTGAGCCAGAAGTATACTCGAATGGAATAAATTGATCAGTAGCAATTTTTGCCATTGGAATCCCGTTAATAACCCTTAATCCAGCGGTTTTAAAGGATTTACCAGTGCTGACAGACGCATTCTGTACACGCTTTCCATTCTTATTGAAGACCGGTGCCGGTGAATCATCAATATATTTAACTATGATTAAATCTTTAAATGTCGTTTTTGATAGCGGAACAAAGATATCCGTAGCAATTTGATAATGAGGTTCATTATTTATCAATCTAATATCTGAACTCTTCCAAGTTGATCCTGCCTCATACGTTTCAGGTCGTTCAATTCCTAACCTATCCACTGGATGGGTTTGTTCCGTCAGCTTGATAACATTTTCTACTTTTGGTTTTTCAGGTTCAATTGTAGGTTGCGTGGTTGCTTCAGTTTTAGCTGGTTGCTTATCAAAGATTCCCCAGTCATAACTCATATCTTGAGAACCGCCTCCCCAGCTTGATGTGTACTGCCAAGCGACAATGTTACCTCTTGCTCCACAATCCCTTGACCCATAACTAGCTACCCAAGTCGGGTGCTTATTAGCATTTAAGATACCTTGGTTGAACCAACTAGCCATACTATATTGGAATACATTTGTATAACCTTGTGTTTCAAGGTAATTAATGAAAGTATCAACATAGCTCGCTACTGCCGACGTATTTAATGATGGATCCTCAACATCAACGCAAAGCGGTGTATCTTTTCCAAAACCTAAATTAACAACTGACTGTTCAAAGAATTTTGCTTCATTGATTGCATCAGTAACACTAATCGCTAGAAAATAATGGTAAAATCCAACATTCATACCAGCTTTAATCGCATTCCTAGTTTGAGTCAACGCCTTAGGGCTTAAATAGTTAGATCCATTAGCGCTTCCTTGAGTAGTTTTGATCAAAACGCTTTGAACACCAGAATTTACAAAATTTTGGAAGAATGCTAAATCATCTCTTTGATAGCTCGAAATGTCTGCAAAATATTTAGTCATGCTAGTTCCTCCTTAAATTTGTTGAATTTGAATAAGTTGGTGTTTGTACTTCTGTGGGAGTATTACTATTCGTATTACCCTTTGATGTGTCAGTAATTAAACCAAGAGAACCACCAATTAATAAGATAGTATTTACTATTCCCATAATTTGATTGATTTGATCAGAAGTGATTTCCCAACCAAACAAATGACCAATTTGCTGGCCAAATACTAATATTAAAGAAATTAACGATACCCACCACGCTTTTGAATGGACATCTAATGTTAATTTATTCTTCATCATTAACCTTCCTCTTTTCTATTAAATAAAGTTTTAATTTCCTCATTGTCTTTAGTCAATTTCAATTCGTGCTCCTCTAGCTTTTTATCAAGCTTTTCAAAATGCTCTTTAAATTCTCTATGTTCTTCTTTTGAAGAATTTTTAAAATCTTGAACCGTATTTGCCAAATTATTAATTGAATCTTGAAGGGGCCTAGTTATGAAATGATTGACTAGCCAAATAAACCACCCACCAAAACCAGTTATCAAAAGGAAAATACTTCCAAGTTCCGAAAGTGAGTAGCCTAAGAATGCATGTGGTGGCATATTTTGCCTTCTTTCCTTGAATGCAAAAAAAGAGTAGCCGTTAGGCTACTCTTTCTTTATCACTCTTATAATCTTCGCCAGTAATTTCTTTATATTGTTTGTCATCGATATTACCGATAACTACGAAATCTCCGACATCTTTATTTTGATATCCACCAATTGAATACATAAATTTAATAAAATCAAACATTATTTAGTACCTCCGTCATCTGTATTTGAACTTGGCTGTGGAGTAGCTAACAAAGGAGCAACTAATTTTCCAAACTGTGCCAATCCTGCTACCGCATTATCTGCTTTTTTATCCGCACCTTGTGCTGCTGCCAAAGCGGTTCCTACATTTTTTCCTAATAATGCATCAGCTTGTGTTTTCTCTTCGTCTGGCGTCATACCAGTTGAAATATGGACTAACAATCCATCAGATTCTCTAACTGTCCACTTATACATTTCATCGATTGAAAAGGCTGGATCACTATCCACTAGTATCCAACCATCAATTTTAGATTGTTTTTCTGCTCCTGATTCTGGGGAACCGTAAATTCCTGTAATGTTTCTATCATCATCTAATTGAACTGCTATTTTCATTATTTACCTCCTATTTTCTATAAGGTGTAATACTTTGAATGTCTAAAAAGGCATTATAATAGTGACTTCCAAAACTAATTTGAAAAACAAATTGAACAGTAATTTTATTTTTTTCTATTAAAACATATGCTTGGCTTGGAGCATGCAATGTATAAGTACCATCAGATTTCCAAGTTCCAGAAGAATGTATTTCTGCTGGAACGCTTTTATTATCCGTAATAGTGTTATGAGACTGAAATGGAATTTTGTTTCCAACGATTAATTTTTCTTTAGGAATAACATAATTTGCTAAAATTCCAATATCATCATTAGAAATTCTATTTCCATGTTCTTGATTGTTATACAAAGTATATGCATACTTTTTTAAATTGATTAAAAGGCCATCGGAGACATTCTCATAATAATCAGAGGTACCATCTAAAGTAAGAATATTGGCTTTATCTGTTCGTGTACTTCCTGAAAATAATTTAATAGACTCTGGTAATTGTGCCACGGCCTTTTGAGTTGAAAATGTAGCTACAATTTCAACTACAAATGAATAGTTAGCACCAGTGGCACCTGCACTAATCCCATCGTTAACATATCCTTCTTCATGACTAATAGTCATTGTTCTATCAGAATTATATTTCAAATGAATCATAGCAGGCTTAGTATTATCTCCCTTCAATCCTTCACCAATTCCATTAATAGGAACATCTAATTCTTGACCAGATGCTATATCAGATTGAGAAATATAGATTGGATATGGGCTTGTTGTTGTAAAATATCCATCTTTAGTTGCATTACTTGGGTCGTAATTCAATTCAAGATTTGATACCGCACCTTTAGTTCCTGATGTCATCACAGTCTTTTGAATATGTCCAATGATGGTCAGTCCTGAATATTGGCCAAATGGATTTGACCCAGGGTCATCCTTGAAAGTAACTGTTAAATCTTTAGTTGGATCATCAGTTCCTGACCATTCCAAATTACGCTCAGTAATTTCACCATCAGCAAGGCTTCCTGCATAATAGTCAGCACCAGCGCTAGGATTATCCGGATTAGGATTATCTCCACCACCAGTACCAGAACCACTAGCAACGATATCTCTTAAATCGAGATAATTAGCATTTCCATCAGGTTTAATGATTTTATCATTACCATCTTTATCCTTTAAAATTGCTCCCATCGCAGAACCAGCAGCAATACGAGCAACTTTAGTTAAAGCGTTTTCTGCCATTTTTTAAATTCCTCCTTTTAAGCAGTCGTAGTATCAAGTGCAGATTGAAGCGTATCGATTTTAGTTGATACCGCTGAATCGGTAATTTTGTCTGTAGTATCAATCTTGTCAATTTCAGTTTTCACTAAAGATTGAGCACCTGTAACACTCATCAAATAAGCAGATGAATTAATAAAGTTGTCCGTTTTGTCGATTGGCAATTTAACAATTTTGCCAGAATCATCCGTCATCTTGATACCAATCGGCAAGCTGGTTACCAACTTGGCAACTCTGTCTAAGTCACTCATTAACCTTCACTACTCCCTTCCAAAATTCCTGTTAAGATGTCCACTTTGGAAGAAATGTCCTTATCAAGAATTACATCGTTAATATTTACATCGATTTCACCAGTATTGATACCAAGTTGAACAGCTGTATTTAATCCGGCTTTAGTAATTAGGCCATTATCACTGATTTTCTTTTCTAGCGCATCCATGCGAGCTTGACCTGTATCAATGTCGGTGTTCAAAGTATTTAGCTTAGCTTTACTTTCACTAATATATCCATCAACTTTATCAGTGCCAGCTTTTAATGTCGCATCTACTTTGTCGATTTCATTTTGAACATGCTCATCTAATTGCTTAATTTCTGAGGCAAAAATGGCAGCATATGCATTCAATAAATAATTAATTTGATGATCTGCTGATGTTTCCATTTCTTTGATATGGCCCAGGAGTCTTACATACTCTGAGGCGTAAAATTCTTGGACAACTGGCAATGCAACATCGTTAGCAATTACTTTAATTGAGAAATCTAGAGTAGTTAGAATCTTTGTTCTATCAGCATTCTCAATAACAAAATGAGCATTTTTAAAATACCCAGCCGATTGAGAAATAACAGCACTTGGAGTCCAATCGATGTAGCCTAAATTTGCCTGTGTTACGTTGAATCCCTCATCGTCGTAGATAATGTTGCCATCACCATCACGACCCTCGAATCGAATCAGATAGCCATCCATTGGAACATTACCGTTGATATCTTTAAACGTGATTGGAACATGTAACATTCCAGATTGTCCCTGTCGGATTGATATTAATTGGAAAATACGTTTATTGGTCAAAGTATTTAAAACACTTTGTGGATTATTGTGAGTACTTTCGTCAGAAGTGTCTTCGTGTGGCAAATAAAAAGCCTTTGATCCATCTAAATAGAAAATCAAAGGCTGTTCTAATGGCAAATCCGTATCAAGTGTTCTGTACTCAGCACCAACTGAAGGAATTCGATATTTAACTGCTGGTGCTCCCTTTGGATCATCAGTAGACATGTCTGTATTGACACTATTATCCAATACCATTAATTTTCTCCTTTCTCATCTTCGTCACTCATTCGATCAACTTTCTCATTAATCTTAGAATCGTAAATTTTATCATTATAATCAGGATTACCCGTAAATCCTTGAGCAAAATTGGAATTTGGTTGAGGTCTATCACCAATATAGTGATTGAGATTATCAATCTGCCTTTGGATATACTTCAATTTCCCGTCTACTTCTGATTTTGAGTAGTATCTTTCATCGATTAATTTAGAAATTGATTGAGTTAATTCAGATAATTGTTCATCAGTTAATTGTTTGAAAAACTTAATAATTGAATTTTCATTGTCTGCTTGAACAGCTTGATTTTTTAGCAATAAATTGATTGCCTTTTCGACTGTCTCAATGTTGTAGCTATTCGAATGAAACATCGAAGGCCCTACTAATTCTTGAGTTAGTCGGTCTAAATGAACTTGATTGCCGTCAAATCCGGTAATGTTTTGTAGATTTGGAAATTTCAATACTTGCTTCAAATCAATCAATTTGTAATGCTTTACTACTGTTCTACCAGCTTGATCATTACCAATAACTTCAGTAATTTGATTATTAGCCTGATCGATGTAAGTAGTGCCAGTCTTAGATGTTGGCGTTATTTGATTGTTAGGCAGTCTACCATACTCAATCAATTGGACATCCTGATGTAAGTCTGGAGAATAAAATTGACTTGTTCCATCATATCCTTGCATTAACTCCCCTCCTGACTTTCTAATTTTCTTATTTTTGCTGATAATTTTTGAACTTCTTTAGTAAGAAGCTTATTATTTCTGTTTGATAATCGTATCTTGTCCGACATGTCATAATTGATATTGGTTCTGGACACTGTTGAATTATCCAGAGTCAATGTCATAGGTGAATCGTTTGTTAAAGGATTACCGCTCACACCATTCAAAGTAATCATTGTTTGAATTCCTAAAGGCTCTGCATTCAAATAGCTTGTGTCACCTAATTTCAACGTATCATCTTGAAAACTCACGTTGATTGTTAGTTCAACAATTGGCTCCGTCTGCATAACTGAATCAGCATATTTTTTCATCGCAGCTGCATCTTTAATTTGGTCATTAGTAATATCTTCACCGATTATCAAACCGTGTTTAGCACTAGATTTAGCGTTGTAGTAAAAAAACGGCTCGAAGTAGTATTTAACTTCGTCTGTTTCTGTCTTAGCTGTGTCATCCGTTGCAGTTTCTACTGCAGTCGGTTCAACATCAGTATCACCATCGAAATTGATATCATCGGCACATACCCATTCATTTGTAGCAACCTGGTACCAAGTTTTCCCACCGTATCCATCTGATACAGTTCCATTGATTTTCCACTGTGTACCATTGTCCAAAACTCTACCAGTAATCTCATGTTGTCCGGAATATGGGGAATCATATATCTTAGCTGAGGTTGGTGCTGTGGTAGTTTCATCATCCCCACTGCCAGTTGTTATGTCAGCGGCTTTGATAGTACCTTGCCCCCAAGTTTGCTCAACAACATGGCTTTCTGGTTTGATATCGTCAGACTTATTAAAAGGCATATATTTCGAATTGATCCATGCATTAATTCCAACCCGATACCAAATTACGCCATCAATAGAAACCTGTTCATCAACTGCCCATTTAGAGCCGTTTGGCAGTTTTTGACCTGTTAAAGAGCTATTTCCAACTGGTGAACTATAAACGGGAGCACCGCCATCTTCCATCGTTGAGATAGTCCCTCTGGCGTTACCGGTTGAGGTAGCTGCTGAAGTACTTCCACCACCGCTAGTAGTACCCGTGGAATCAGATGAGGCACCACCATCAGCGGTAGTGTTATGTTCATCATCAACCGTAGCACCGTAAAGCATGGCACCATTAACAATTGAAGTAGAATCAACAGATAATTCGATGTCATTCGTGTTATGCGACCAAATATATTGTTTATTATTAATATTCTTATAACTATTGCTATCAAAAATCATGACTGTTTTACCGTCCGGATACCACTTGGCACCATATGAATCGACAGCCTTCTGAACTGCATCAAGTCCGGAACAATTACCCCAATCGGTGATATCAATATTGTTGAAGTTACCATTGATTTGATAGGTAAAACCGTTTGTATTGTACTGACTACCAAAGATAAAACTCAGCATTGAATCAATAGAATAGCTTTGACTTCCCTTATTGACCTTGAATTGTCTGAAATTCTGAATATTGAAGATCTCATGTGTAGCAGTGACATCTTTAGTAACAAGGTCATCAATGTATTTAGGTACACTCTGCTTGATTTGATAGCGTTGGCCATCAAATACGATATACGTATCATTTTCCAACATATCGAAAGACACGCCGTCATGATCATTAAGATAGGCAGTGAAAGACACTTGAAAACTAGAACTCACTTGCCAATCGACTTGAAAAGAATCTTCATTTAGACACGTCAACCATTCTTCTTTCTGGCCATCAAATGATTGAATGTAAATTTTGTGTCCGTTAAAAGCCATTAGAAATAAATGAAGTAAAACTCAAAAGAGATATCTGAATTTGATAGGCCAGAAATTTCAAACTCGTTATCGCCTTTTGCAAGTGAAATTGTTCCATGATTGCTGTTAATCCCATCGGGTTGGCCATTAATATATGGATTAACACCATTAAGAATCAATTCATCATTTGTACTTAAAACTCGATTATAGGTAAATACTTCTCCTGTAGTCTTATTGGTAAGGGTTGGCGAACCAACGCCTGTAATGTGAATTTTTAGTACGTGATCTTGCCCTAATGGGTCAATTCTCACAGAACTAGGATTATAAATAGAAAACTTCTTTTCTTTGGACTCGAAGGAAATATCTTTATTAGGTATTCCCATGCCAAATGAAAAGAAGTTTTTATTTTTAAATATTTCTAGTGACGTTCCAACACTCTCACGCATTCCAGTGTAATTATTAAATGTAATAATCAAGCTGGCTTGATGTTCATTGAAATACGTTGGAGCAAATACTTTAGTTTTAACCCGATATTTGAAAGTCGGTTCGTTTCCGAATACAATCCAAAAGCCACTGCGAGTCATAAAGAAATTATGCAATTCAGAATATAACATTCTGAATTCTGTTTCATTTTCTCCATCTACCATCCAGGTAGAATTGATATCTCTACTATCAAAATTAGATGATGTTAAATGTTGACCATCTCTAGTATTAATTTTCTGGAAGTTATCAATAGGATTTGCTTGAGCAACATCCCAATCATAGCAATGAACCCCAAACAAATCTTGAACGTCATAATATGATTTCCAATTGACACCGTCACTACTAATGGCCACTTCAATTGGATCTTCAGGTAAAGATGATAGACTATCTCGCCCATGGCTGAATCCGTATGCATGTGGCTTTGGATTAGTCAATTCATCCTTAAATACTTGATTTGTCATTATTGTCTCATCCCTCTCTGATAAGCATAAATATCAGTATCACGTCTATTTTGCTGATTCAAGTTGCTTGATGTACGTGCAATATTTACTTCTGGTTGGAAGTCCTTTCCATTGATTGAACCAAGCAAATTGATAACACTATCCAGCTTTCTACCAATGTCTGAAGAAATATTACTTGTTATGTTTGATGACATTCTAAATTCTGGATGGAAGTCTGCCATTCTACCAATCAAATCGCCAAGAAGTGGAATGGCGGAAGGTTTAGATGGATTAATAGCAAACTCATCACCATCTTCACCGATAATGGCACTTGTAGCATTAAATACATGACCACCGTTGGCCATTAATCTTGGACCACTAGGACCTGAAGCTTGCCCACGCCATTCGCCATATTTTCCGTTATATCCCATACCCATATCAGAACGCCATGTAGCATCATTAAATAATGCAATTAATTGGTCAAAGGCACTATGGATATTAGTGTGACCCGGCATGGCGTAATGCATGAATGTTGGTTCTATATATTGAAGAATACCGGTTGATGGGTGGCCAGCTTTAGCATTGCTATCCCAATTATTTGTGATATTAGGATCACCACCAGATTCATTAGCAATGATTCTTTCAATCATATCAACATTAAAATCGGTAATTGATTGATGCATATAAGCAGCGGCAGCTTTAATCATTGGACCGTATGCAGTAGCAGGCATTTTGCCAGAAACTGTGACTGATTGAAGTTGTTTCTTGAAGCTTTCAGCCAAGCTCTTAACCTTATCAGCAACAGCTTTAACAATTCCATGACCAGTAGCAGGTCCCATTTTGCTTGAAAATTCTTCTTTAGCAAATTTACCATTTGTGACTGATTCGAATGCCTTAGATAAATTCCCAACAGGGTCTTTAATAAAGTCCTTAGCAAATTTAATACCTTTTTCGATATCTCCACCAATTTCTTTCATCTTAGAAGATACCCAAGAGCCTACGCCACTAGCCGCATCAGATATTCCGTTTTTGGCCATATCAAAGAAATTAGATAAACTATCTCCAATACCATTTTCATAGTGAGGAATTAAACCAGTTTCAACATATGGTCTTGCTGCTTGAGCAGGTAAAACTGATGAACCTTGTGGTAATGGCAGTACAACATTTCTTTGTTGAGGCGAGAACATATGTCCATTTGGTAATTTAACAATTTCACGATAAACACTAGAGTGAGCATCATTAATCTTTGCTAATCCACCTCTGTGGTAATTGGATCCAGTTTCAAGAGTCTTAATTTTTCCTAAGCTCTTTCCACCGAACATTTTGATAACGCCATTGATAGCTCCAATACCTGAATTAACGATTCCAATGATTCCATTCCAGGAATTTTTAGCAATATCCTTTAATCCATCAAAAATATTTTTGAATGTGTCAGATACTCCTTGCCAGACTGAGTGCCAAGCTGATTTGAAGTTAGAACTGAAATCAGACCACCAAGAATTCATACCACTTGAAAAATTGCTATACCATTTAGATAATCCACTGAACTTCTTACTAAAGTATGAACCTACGCCAGACCAAACTGAGTTCCAAGATTTTGAGAAACCAGAGCTAAATCCTGACCACCAATCATCCATGCCGGCACTCCAAGAATCTGCATTCTTTTGGGCTTCATTGAATTTCTCTTTTAAATCCTTAGCCCATTTAGATTTTTTGACTGACTTAGACATGTTAGACATCTGTTTACCAACATCATCAGATGATTTCTGAATAGATTTGGACATGTCTGACATAGTATTGGACATATCTTTGGAGAATTTCTTCATATCAATAGCTTTAGAAATTTTCTTCCAAGATTTTTGCCAGCTTTTAGCTATTGGATCAAAGATTTTACCGAGCCATTTTGTTAGTCCATTCCAATCTTTCTTGATTGATTTAACCAATGAAGAAATTGATTTTTTAATTGGCTTAACAAGTGGCTTAGTTATCTTCACACCAATACCAACGGGGAAAGCTAAAGCATATAGTGCTAACTTACCAAAGCCTTTCATCCCTTTAACGATGCCTTTAACAATATCACTACCAATTTTGGCAGTATTTTTAGTAAATGACTTAAAGCCTTTTTGAAAATCCTTAACTAAATTAGATGCCCATTTTTGAATGGATTTACCTACTTTAGTATCTTTTAGAATCCAGGCACCAACGCCAGCAAATGGATTAACCAGTGTCAGTAGTATTTCTTGCTTGTGTTTCTTACCAAAACTAACAATTCCTTTAGCCCATTCGGCTACAGCATCTCCAGCTTTTCTTGAGTAATAACCAGCCTTTTGAATAATTCCTTTTGGTGGCTTTGCACCACGTCCAGCTTTATTCCATCCATCAGTAAACTCTTTAGCAGCTTTACCACCATATTTACCAATTACACGGCCTAACATAGCGCCAGCAGCTTCACCGGCCGGACCACCTAGCATGAATCCAACACCACCACCAATGGCAGTACCGGCAGCCTTACCAAATCCTTCAAATTTCTTTTCTGGATTTTTAGCTTTAATAGCACCGACAATATCTAATCCAGCACTAGCAGCAATACCGGCAGTAGCCACGCCAGTCCCAATTTTGGCACCTTTAGACATACTGCCAATATTAACTTTTGAGAATTTACCGCCTTGAGTTACTTTGCTTAATAGATCTTTTAAGCTAAGCAATTGCTTCTTTGTTTCTGCAATTCCTTCAGTACCGAATCTGAATACAGTTTTCTTGTTTTCTCCAGATCCGATAACTTTAGTTAGCAGGCCACCACCTTTTGACTGAATGCCCGCCAATTTTAGCAGTGGGTCAAATGCACCCTTAGCCATTTTGAATGTTTTCATGGCAACAAGATAACCAGCAATAGCCTTAATGGCCGTTTTATGTTTAGCAATACCTTTTAAGGCATCAGCAACTGCATGTAGTGGATCACTTGCATCTTTAGAGCTGTCTTTCATTAATCCTAAGCCACTACCAATTGTAGTGATAATAGAACCAGCATCTTTCCAGATTGCATTAAGAAATACTTTTAGGATTTCATTCAAACTACTACCGACAGTCTTCAAATCTTTAGCATGGTCAGTAATGTAGCCAAAAAATACTTTGAATCCTTTATTAACTGAATCGATACCCCTATTCAGGTTTGCTGCAAAGTCCTTTTGTCCGCCAGTACCACCAGAAAGAGCACTCATGGCATCAGACATCCCACTTGATATTGTTTTACCTAAGTCGCTGAATTTATCTTTTGTGCGCTTGTCAGCAACCCAATCAGATACAGTTTTGTAAATTGGATTTTGTGCATTTAAAAATGGCTCAGTGAATGCTGATAGTAAAACAGGAACTTGACTTTGGATAGTACGCTTCATACCAGCAATTGTGGCACTAAAGTTCTTTGTAGCCTTGCCATACTTGGTTGCAGTGTCTTCCAAAACTTTATCCATTGTATCAGATGAAACCTTGCCGGCTGAAATCATATCGTTCAGCTGTTTCATGGTTAAATCTTTGTTACCAGTCATCTTCTGCTCGGTCTTAAGTAGCTCAATTCTCAACTTAGGAAAGACATTAACAAAAGACATCATATCTTGAGCTGAAACCTTGCCATTTGCAACCATCTGACCCCACTGAGTTCCGAAGTTCTCAACTTCATCATCAGTTTTACCGAATGCATCCTGTAGTGTTAATACTGAAGTCGTCAATTTCTTAGTCGTTGCAGCACTATCATTAACCGAATAGAATTTCTGATTCAATTGATCAACCATGTGAGTCGAGTTATTAGCAGCTATGGCCATTTTATTGGTCATATCTACCATTTTTTGACCATCTTTAGCGTTACCGGTCAAAGTTTTCCAAGTAGCATTCATAGTTTGTTGTGCATTGGCGTATTCCATCGCCGCTGAAGTTGCGGACTTCAAACCACCAACGATTGACATGAGTCCAGTCGTCATCATGGATCCAACAAAACTACCTGCTAGGATAGATTTAAATTGACTTGTTTTTTCTTTAGCCTTATCAATATGGCTACTAAAATTACTTAGAGCACTGTTACCACTGTTAACATCAGCATCAACTTTGGTATTCACATGCTTAGGAATCTTGTCAGTTTCACGAATGAAGTCATCAACATCATGTGTATCAGCTATCGCATCGAGCTTTGTACGTGCTTCTTTAGGCACCTTTTGATAGTACTGCTCAAAGGTAGTGAAGCCTTCCTTTTCAGCCATAGCCTTTAATGTGGATTGTTGACTACGTGGCAGACTTTCCAAATCATTCTTAA comes from Companilactobacillus pabuli and encodes:
- a CDS encoding XkdX family protein gives rise to the protein MFDFIKFMYSIGGYQNKDVGDFVVIGNIDDKQYKEITGEDYKSDKERVA
- a CDS encoding GH25 family lysozyme, which translates into the protein MTKYFADISSYQRDDLAFFQNFVNSGVQSVLIKTTQGSANGSNYLSPKALTQTRNAIKAGMNVGFYHYFLAISVTDAINEAKFFEQSVVNLGFGKDTPLCVDVEDPSLNTSAVASYVDTFINYLETQGYTNVFQYSMASWFNQGILNANKHPTWVASYGSRDCGARGNIVAWQYTSSWGGGSQDMSYDWGIFDKQPAKTEATTQPTIEPEKPKVENVIKLTEQTHPVDRLGIERPETYEAGSTWKSSDIRLINNEPHYQIATDIFVPLSKTTFKDLIIVKYIDDSPAPVFNKNGKRVQNASVSTGKSFKTAGLRVINGIPMAKIATDQFIPFEYTSGSRFE
- a CDS encoding phage tail domain-containing protein is translated as MTNQVFKDELTNPKPHAYGFSHGRDSLSSLPEDPIEVAISSDGVNWKSYYDVQDLFGVHCYDWDVAQANPIDNFQKINTRDGQHLTSSNFDSRDINSTWMVDGENETEFRMLYSELHNFFMTRSGFWIVFGNEPTFKYRVKTKVFAPTYFNEHQASLIITFNNYTGMRESVGTSLEIFKNKNFFSFGMGIPNKDISFESKEKKFSIYNPSSVRIDPLGQDHVLKIHITGVGSPTLTNKTTGEVFTYNRVLSTNDELILNGVNPYINGQPDGINSNHGTISLAKGDNEFEISGLSNSDISFEFYFIYF
- a CDS encoding prophage endopeptidase tail family protein gives rise to the protein MAFNGHKIYIQSFDGQKEEWLTCLNEDSFQVDWQVSSSFQVSFTAYLNDHDGVSFDMLENDTYIVFDGQRYQIKQSVPKYIDDLVTKDVTATHEIFNIQNFRQFKVNKGSQSYSIDSMLSFIFGSQYNTNGFTYQINGNFNNIDITDWGNCSGLDAVQKAVDSYGAKWYPDGKTVMIFDSNSYKNINNKQYIWSHNTNDIELSVDSTSIVNGAMLYGATVDDEHNTTADGGASSDSTGTTSGGGSTSAATSTGNARGTISTMEDGGAPVYSSPVGNSSLTGQKLPNGSKWAVDEQVSIDGVIWYRVGINAWINSKYMPFNKSDDIKPESHVVEQTWGQGTIKAADITTGSGDDETTTAPTSAKIYDSPYSGQHEITGRVLDNGTQWKINGTVSDGYGGKTWYQVATNEWVCADDINFDGDTDVEPTAVETATDDTAKTETDEVKYYFEPFFYYNAKSSAKHGLIIGEDITNDQIKDAAAMKKYADSVMQTEPIVELTINVSFQDDTLKLGDTSYLNAEPLGIQTMITLNGVSGNPLTNDSPMTLTLDNSTVSRTNINYDMSDKIRLSNRNNKLLTKEVQKLSAKIRKLESQEGS
- a CDS encoding BppU family phage baseplate upper protein; translation: MVLDNSVNTDMSTDDPKGAPAVKYRIPSVGAEYRTLDTDLPLEQPLIFYLDGSKAFYLPHEDTSDESTHNNPQSVLNTLTNKRIFQLISIRQGQSGMLHVPITFKDINGNVPMDGYLIRFEGRDGDGNIIYDDEGFNVTQANLGYIDWTPSAVISQSAGYFKNAHFVIENADRTKILTTLDFSIKVIANDVALPVVQEFYASEYVRLLGHIKEMETSADHQINYLLNAYAAIFASEIKQLDEHVQNEIDKVDATLKAGTDKVDGYISESKAKLNTLNTDIDTGQARMDALEKKISDNGLITKAGLNTAVQLGINTGEIDVNINDVILDKDISSKVDILTGILEGSSEG
- a CDS encoding phage holin, encoding MMKNKLTLDVHSKAWWVSLISLILVFGQQIGHLFGWEITSDQINQIMGIVNTILLIGGSLGLITDTSKGNTNSNTPTEVQTPTYSNSTNLRRN